DNA from Microbacterium foliorum:
CCGCGAGGATCGCCACGCCGAGCAGGATGACCAGCGCCGCCCTGGTCGCCCATCCCGTGTTCCAGAGTCCGGTGAGCGGTGCGATCCGTCCGGTGCGTGCGGCGAGGGCGGTCATGCGGCACTCCTCTCGGTTCCGGCGGTGCGGGAGATCACGACGTTGAGGATCGCGCCCACCACGACGATGACCGCGATCGTGACGAGCAGGACCCCCTGTACGACGGGGACGTCACCCTGCAGCGCCGCCCGGTTCGCGAGTTGGCCGAGACCGGGCATCCCGAAGATCACCTCGGTGATCACCGCGCCGCCGACCAACCGCGGCGCATGCACGCCCAGCGCCGAGAGGGCCGGGCCCGAGGCGATCGGCAGCGCATGCCGGAACACGATGCGCCCAGGCCCGAGCCCGTGCACGCGGGCGCCGACGATGAAGTTCTCGCCGAGGGTGCCGACGAGCGAGGTGCGCAGCTGTCGGGCGATGTCGGCCCCGGCGTCGAGGCTGAGCGCCACCGACGGCAGGACCAGGCACGTCAGCCAGGCCGCGATGCTCCTCTCCGGCGGCGTGTACCCGGCCACGGGGAACACGGGGATCGCGTAGGAGAACAGCAGGATGAGGCCGATCGCGGCCACGAACGCGGGAACGGTCGCGGCGACCGTGCTGAGCAGGGTGATCACCCGGTCGATCGCACCCCCGCGGGTCACCGCGGCGAGCACGCCGCCGAGAAAGCCGAAGACGAGGGCGACCAGGGTGGCGCCCGCCGCGATCGACAAGCTCACCGGGAACGCCTGCGCGATGCTGTCCCCCACGGGGATGGTGGTGAACCACGAGTTCCCGAGGTCGCCGCCGATCGCGCCTCCGATCCAGTCGACGTAGCGCACCAGGAACGGCCGGTCGAGACCGAACTGGTGATTCAGCCGATCGACGTCGGCCTGCGTCGCGACCTCGCCGAGGGCGACGGCCGCGGGGTCCGATCCGCTCGCCGCTCCGAGTGCGAAGGTCGCGAACGTCGCGAGGACGAAGACCGTGACCGCCGTGAGCAGCGTCGCGACGACCGAGCGGAGCACCGGCCACGGTGTGCGAGGCGCGGTGGCCTCGTCGATGTCGGGCGCGCGGGGCGCCTCGGCGGTGGTGGTCGTCATGGTCGTCTCAGCCGTCGACCTTCACGTCTTCCCAGCGCTGCACGTCGAGCCAGTGCTGGATGCCGGTCACCGTCTCGGGGTGCACGAGGATGCGCGGCCAGCTGAACAGGAAGGTGTTGGGCTGCAGCCTCACGCCCACCTCGACGGCGTCCTGCACCTTCTGCGCGTAGTCGTCGGCGTCGGTGGGCGTCGCCCTGGCCGCGTCGATGGCCGCGGTGAGCTCCGGAGGCGTCTGACGTCCGAGGTTCATCAGTCCCTCGGCGCCGTACAGCACCTCGAGCCCCTGCAGCGGAGACTGGCGTCCCGAGTAGCTGTCGAGCACGAAGGGCAGCGTGCGCTGCACGTAGTTCTGTGCCACGGCTGCCGCCGGCAGCACGTCGAGCGTGACGTCGATGCCGGCCTTCGCCCACTGGGCCTGCAGCACCTCGGCGAGCGCGGTGTCGTCCTCGGTGAGCGAGAGGGTGATCGTGAGTCCGTCCGGATATCCGGCCTCGGTCAGCAGCTGCTCCGCGGCGTCGAGGTCGTACGGGTACAGATCGTCGAGCTCGGGGCTGTGCGCGACGTATCCGTCGGGGAAGGGCTGCCAGTTCGGCGTCCCCTGGCCGAAGTACGCCGCGTCCACCAGCGCCTGCCGGTCGGTGGCGTGGCTGATCGCCTGCAGCACTCTCTGGTCGTCGAACGGCGCGACGGTGCTGTTCACGTCGAGCGCCCGCACGGTCAGCGCCTTGATGGTCTCGACCTCGAGATTCGCGGCCTCGGCGCCCTGGACCTGCGCCGGCGGGACGATGGCGACGTCCCACTGGCCCGACGAGACCCCGGCGACGACCGTCGCGGGGTCGGTGACGGGGACGATCGAGAAGTCGTCGATGAAGATGTGGTCGGCGTTCCAGTAGTCGTCGTTCTTCTCGAGATCGGCGTGCGCGTTCGGCACGAACTCGGTGAGGGCGAACGGCCCCGAGCC
Protein-coding regions in this window:
- a CDS encoding ABC transporter substrate-binding protein, whose product is MTRRPRAALFAAASLATLALAGCAGAAAAPSDAAGPTSLTWGWALPTSWDPVTSTAGWDTHALALVYDGLTQLDTEGQVVPGLAESWEYSDDGTAITFHLREGAEFTDGTPVTADAVKQSLERGRDQENSTLAGQLRIVVGIDVVDEQTVTVHLDQADYQVPYLFAGKTGFIVNPAAFDDVGALATQPEGSGPFALTEFVPNAHADLEKNDDYWNADHIFIDDFSIVPVTDPATVVAGVSSGQWDVAIVPPAQVQGAEAANLEVETIKALTVRALDVNSTVAPFDDQRVLQAISHATDRQALVDAAYFGQGTPNWQPFPDGYVAHSPELDDLYPYDLDAAEQLLTEAGYPDGLTITLSLTEDDTALAEVLQAQWAKAGIDVTLDVLPAAAVAQNYVQRTLPFVLDSYSGRQSPLQGLEVLYGAEGLMNLGRQTPPELTAAIDAARATPTDADDYAQKVQDAVEVGVRLQPNTFLFSWPRILVHPETVTGIQHWLDVQRWEDVKVDG
- a CDS encoding ABC transporter permease, which translates into the protein MTTTTAEAPRAPDIDEATAPRTPWPVLRSVVATLLTAVTVFVLATFATFALGAASGSDPAAVALGEVATQADVDRLNHQFGLDRPFLVRYVDWIGGAIGGDLGNSWFTTIPVGDSIAQAFPVSLSIAAGATLVALVFGFLGGVLAAVTRGGAIDRVITLLSTVAATVPAFVAAIGLILLFSYAIPVFPVAGYTPPERSIAAWLTCLVLPSVALSLDAGADIARQLRTSLVGTLGENFIVGARVHGLGPGRIVFRHALPIASGPALSALGVHAPRLVGGAVITEVIFGMPGLGQLANRAALQGDVPVVQGVLLVTIAVIVVVGAILNVVISRTAGTERSAA